The Salmo salar chromosome ssa04, Ssal_v3.1, whole genome shotgun sequence genomic sequence TTTAatcttcatctgtactgtttCTTGGGGTTGCTAGTTAGCTTGATTTGGCTAACGTTGGCTATTTGCTGTGTAACGTTATGAGGCCAGGGActtgtttgaaagagaaactcacatctactactatgagagatagtactcccttatttctgcttatcGTCACCTGTTctaaaatgacaacaatgccttgctagTTGACTTTTCTACTTTCGTAGCACAGTTCcctgaagcattctgccctgttctgaaagaactccctgggtttaccgtcatgttgTGCCTGGATGTGTGGTCAGGACGTgtcgttttattaatttgttcgtTTTGAGAGACTCATTACTATGCACTTCCCTACTAAGCACTTCCCCACACGAAACACATTGTGGGCGCTCATCGTTATTTCTCTAAGTTTGTATGAAACCAAGAGAGATAGTAATCGTTGTATTTGCGTTTCATGAcgattgagctcagtcagaacaTGTGGCTAGCTTGAGTCCATTTGATGACAGCAGTGAGTGATGGCGAGtgggaataacaagtcagtgGCTGACAGCGCATCATCTGCTGCTGAACGACAGCGCATCATTTGCTGCTGAACGACAGCGCATCATCTGCTGCTGAACGACGGCGCATCATCTGCTGCTGAACGACAGCGCATCATCTGCTGCTGAACGACAGCGCATCATCTGCTGCTGAACGACAGCGCATCATCTGCTGCTGAAAGACAGCGCATCATCTGCTGCTGAAAGACAGCGCATCATCTGCTGCTGAACGACAGCGCTGCAGCGTGTGGGTCGCGgagtgatcttcaagaaaactgcAGAAAAAAGATCCGGTAAACGGCAAAGCACACGGgcatcttcctctacctctcccactcgcgcagctgccaaactgagcagagaccgCTGATAAGCAGAGAGCGCACTGAACCGAGAGCGCAGttgcacttggccaaatcaattACAGTTATTATTGAAATAATTAGACATTTACGTCGCGACCCACCATTAACAGATGGTCCCTCACCCACTTTGGATCGTGATCATTTGAAAGCAAATTACAGTCTCCTCTATGAATTtgcatatttctccaaagctcagagTCTGCACACAACTACCAGGACCTAGGATTGATGGAGACACTCCATTTTTTAATgctgtatctcttgacacattcatttatgaaaatagtcatggcctacttcctgtgcttggccctcctatgttgaaaatAATAAATGGCTCCCTGTCCTCctgatgtgtaccaaactcactaaaagtggcagaaataaggcctctcttgaaaaagccaaaccttgagcCTATATCCTctacaaatgtatttaaaaaagcttttgcgcagcaactcactgccttcctgaagacaaataatgtatacgaaatgcttcagtctggttttagaccccatcatagcactgcactcgtgaaggtggttaatgaccttttaatgttgtcagaccaaggctctgcatctgtcctcgtgctcctagaccttagtgctgcttttgacaccatcgatcctCACATTCTttgggagagattggaaaccctaattggtctacatggacacatTCTTGTCTGGTTTAgatctgtggatggtttgtcctctgacaaatcaatagtaagtttcggtgttcctcaaggttctgttttagtatcactattgttttcactatatattctacctcttggtgtcacgttcgtcgtaagaactggaccaaggcgcagcttacGTAGcgttccacatgtttattaaatGAAACTCtcaaaaaacaataaagaataaacgaacacGTGAAGctatggagtgctcacaggcaactacacaaaaacaaaacaagatcccacagaacacagtggggaaatggctgcctaaatatgatccccaatcagagacaacgataaacagctgcctctgattgggaaccataccaggctaacatagaaatagaacaacctagattacccaccctagtcacaccccaacctaaccaacatagagaataaaaggcactctatggtcagggcatgacacttGGTGATGTCATccagaaacacaatgtcaactttcactgctatgcggatgacacacagttGTACATTTcgctgaaacatggtgaagccccaaaattgcctaccctggaagcctgtgttccAGATAAGGAaatggatggcggcaaatgttttacttttaaactcggactaaatagagatgctagttctaggtcccaagaaacaaagatatcTGCTGTTGcatctgacaattcatcttgatggttgtacagtcatctcaaataaaactgtgaaggtccttggcgttactctggaccctgatctctcttttgacgaacatatcaggaatatttcaaggacagcttttttcgcCATCTTCGTAAcactgcaaaaatctgaaactttttgtccaaaaatgttgcagaaaagctaatccatgcttttgtcacttctagattactgcaatgctttgctttccggctacccggataaagcacaaaataaacttcagttagtgctaaacacagctgctagaatcttgactagaaccaaacatttttgatcatattactccagtgctagcctcgctatactggcttcctgttatggctagggctgatttcaaggttttactgctaacctacaaagcattacatgggcttgctgtCACGAACGTTGTAAGGATTGTGTCACAacatccgccgaagtcggcccctctccttgttcgggcggcgttcggcggtcgacgtcaccggcttactagtcatCACCAATCGATGTTTccctgtttgttttgttttgtctttattatacacacctgtttatgattccctgattatgttcattatttaaccctctggcttccctgtttgtcttgtccgtgattgttcatgttttgtggttgttggaggtgtttctcccaacCCTGTTATTTCGCTGTGGGAGAAGTTTATTGTGgttttgagtaaacacgttttgtttgcactcattcctgtgtcctgcgcctgactccgctactTCTCCAAACATATTCGTTAcagattggaccaaggcgcagcgggtaaagtgctcatcttcttaatttatttgatgaaaacacttaaacaaaataaatgtacGACGAAaaaaaaacagttccataaggcgcacaggctatacagaaaataaccacccacaaaacacaagtgaaaaaacaaataaaacaaataacccctttacaaATAACCCccaaactaaaataacaaataacccctttactggtcaggacgtgacactgaccCTATTATGgggactgagtcactggcttactagtgctcttccatgctgttcCTAGGAGGGCTGTGtcccttgagtgggttgagtcactgacgtgatcttcctgtccttcctgacGTGATCTTCCGGTTTTGCACCCCCTCGGGCTCGtgtggtggaggagatctttgtgggccataggaccatgcctcagaactacctggcctgatgactcctggttgtccccagtccacctgatcgtgctgctgctccagtttcaactgttctgcctgcggctattggCCCCTTACCTGTTCACCGGAAATTCTACCTTGtgccggacctgctgtttttgattctctctgaatgctcggctatgaaaaaccaaatgacatttactcctgaggtactgacctgtttcaccctctacaaccactgcaattattatttgaccctgctggtcatctatgaacgtttgaacatcttgaagaacaatctggccttaatggccatgtactcttataatctccacccagaaGAAgattggccacccctcagagccttgttcctctctaggtttcttagaTTCCTgcctttcttgggagtttttcctagccaccgtgcttctacatctgcattgcttactgttttgggttttaggctggttttctgtacagcactttgtgacatctgctgatgtaaaaatagataaatacatttgattgaatatGATTGATTCAATGGCAACAACTTCTCCCTGGGCGCCAATAGCTTGAATtccgattaaggcagccccctctccgcacctctctgattcagaggggttgggttaaatgcagaagacacatttcagttgaatgcattcagttgtgcaactgactaggtatcccccttccctaaCATTTTGCCAGTCCCTTCCGTGTAACCACTGTGACTCAAGCAGTGTACCCGTACTGTCTAGCTTCAACCCTTTGTCTTTTCAGATCTTTTTTTGTCAGATTACTTTGGAGCAGAGTTTCGTGGCCTCGTGCCATGGTTGATTAATGCAAAAGTCAGCCTGTGGGACCGACGCTCAACAATACACAGAAATTAACTAAAAATAAGTCCAGGCCCTGAAAAAACACGTTTCATGAGATTGATGTGTGATCATAATTGCATTTTAGCTATTTATATTGTATATGTTTTCATATAGCCTGTACGAGAACCAACTATTTAATAAGTGAAGATGTCAAAAGCATTTTTCATCATTTGAATTTGTATGAAAAAAATACAAACTGGATACATTTTATccgcataaaaaaatatataaatgtaagCAAAACAATACTTATTCTTGATCTAAGGGAGAAGTCATGGTAGGCCCATTGAGCCCATGGGATGTTACATTTTGTCTGCCTACAATGTAAGCcactagatggagagagatgcCTAAATGATCCCCAGTGCCACATGATTACAGATAGGCAGGCATGCAGCCTATTAGAATTATAAAACACATGGACTTACTGTAGATTTAGCCTTACCCCTTTGACCTACTAAGAAACACTTGCTCTTATACCTGTTTAATAACTCAGTAATGAATTACTACAGTAGCAACATATTTCATGTTAATACACAGGTGTAGGAGCAACTCATTAAATCCCAACAACTGGCTGACCTGATAAACTTACAGAGAGCCGCAGGATGCAAACCTAACTTGGGTCCAATAATATGTGAATGGTCCCATAACACTCAATTGGCCCATGGTGGGAATCCTGTGGGCTTCTTGCCTTGGGCATCCCACTCCATCTGACCAATAATTATCTAAGGCTATGATCTGGACATAGTAGCTGCTACAGACATCTGCATAGTTTGTCACGGTTTGGAGATGTGGCACTGGAGAGTATGACATGCACTGTTATGCAAAGCCactcacagtacacacagtagATGGTGTTTTAGCATAACATTTGAAAGGTATGAATTTCCTTTGGTAGCACTTCCTTGTGAATTTTCTAAAGTCCTATAGCTGGAATTAATTTTGGCCAATCAGTTGGCAAATCCTATTGGCTCCTGCACTTGACCTCACAAACCCTGCCATTCCATCCTAGTTGTCACCATAAGTTCGCCCTCGAACCAAGTCACATTACAACATTCTTTTGTTTTACCATTTTATTGGAAAAAGAGAAAACTTCTatctgataccattccattgttcCAAGAAAGCATATTTTTTTGTGGCAAAACgtgacagtgttgagacagggctAGGCTGATTAATCAAAAGTCTTCCACAGATAtcacctttctttctttctttctttctttctttctttctttctttctttctttctttctttctttctttctttctttctttctttctttctttctttctttctttcattcagaGGTTAGTTAGCTAAAGATTACAGAGCAGTGCTTTCAGTGCGGATCAGTAAAAAGCCAAACAGAGTAACAAACAGAGGCGCGTCCCCTTGGTCATAGATTAATGTGTTTCGGGGGAGTGAACAATAGGCTAGCACCAGGTAGTAAGATTGTGAAAAAGCttgtgaaaaaaaatattttaatttaGATATTAAAGATACTGGAACCCACACGAATTTCACAAACTAAAAATGGGATATGTGGTGACGGGTACACGGTAATCATAGCAAAACCTGTAAAGAAAACAGAAACAGTTTACTTGCTCAGCACATTTGAATGACATTATCACACAATTAGTTATTTTTGGAATAAAGAGTATGAATACCCCGACAATAGTAATTTGATGTTGACTTAATCTCAAGTAAACTGTTAGAAACAAATAGTCTGGAATTCAAAGTGAAGTGAAACAATAGTGAAACAGAGTGTGCATTCAGTTGGGATCGCAGACTAACAGGAGAGGAAACCCTGAGAGTAACGCTGATTTTATATTTAAGGCAATAGTCTGGGAGATCATACTTAATGTAAGTATCCATCCTGTGATCTGCCCTTAATTAAAATACTCAAACATGCCACGTGGTGATGGTGATTACTAACTAGCCTGGAATCCAAACTGAATATCGCTCTCTTTTGTGAAATGGGGCGATATTCAGTTTGGATTGCAGGCTTGGTGATGATACCATGTTAAAGTGAAGTTAATGGTTTTTTGGAGTACACAATGCTTTGTTTCTTACAACACAGGACAAAATACACAAAAATATATTTCTGAATCATGCATTGTGAACAACAGGCACGAATGTTGGCACATAGATGATGAAATGGGAATGTACTCTTGAGGTATAAGACGTACaattcattttctctctctcctctcttttgcataggaaaatacaaacacatacacgcacacacacacaaacgcctgTGCATACAAAAACACTTCACCTAAGACTCAAAGTTGTTATAATTCATCTCTCATCTTCTCGCCCTTAGGTCGGACCAGTCTGCCGAGGAAGAGGATGGAGTTGGTCTTGGTGTCCTTCACTAGGAAGATGAAGGGATGGTCAGCGTAGAACAACTTGGGGTTTTTCAGTTTATCGGTGCCAAAGATGCTGGTATTGATGGGGTTCCCATCAGTGTCCCACTCCATGGCAGAGGCATGGAAGACGTTGGACAGGTACAGGTCCTTCTTCCCAGAGATGTTGGACAGGTCCGCCTTGGTCTTATCCACAGCCTCTGTCAGACCCAGCTCCCCaaggtgtttctgtgtgtgtgtgtgtgtgtgtgtgtgtgtgtgtgtgtgtgtgtgtgtgtgtgtgtgtgtgtgtgtgtgtgtgtgtgtgtgtgtgtgtgtgtgtgtgtgtgtgtgtgtgtgtgtgtgtgtgtgtgtgtgtgtgtgtgtgtgagagagagagagagagacagagatagtgaGAGTTGTAAAGGAGTTCAGCCACCTAAGAGCATCGGGGATGTGTACTGTATAGTTAGTgtatactaacatactaacactaACTTGCATCTCATAAACATTGTGGTTTTCACCAATGACTTGTGCCATGTCTAGGTTTTTCCAGTACCTGGATGTTGTGGCTGACTTCCATGCTGACTTTGGGcagagacacagccacagccgtCTCCTTCAGCTTGCCCATCCAGTCATCCAGCTGCTTGCAGGTCAGCAGCTTCTCCAGCCTCTCCAGGGACTCCACGTGGTAGGGCATGAAGAACACCAGGCTGGATTTTTTATGGGCCAGGGGTATGCTCAGGATTAAAAGCTTATTCACTGTATCCTCGTGGAAACCATAGAGACCTGCAGGTACAGCCAGTATGAGAACAGACTCAGAGACATTTCTAGAGTATTTCTGTACATCTTCCTTCATACTGAATTGAAAACACCCTTGTTCAGTTtaaatatactgtttaatattatGTTGAGGGACATGTTGTATTTGATTTACCTGTGCGGTGCATCATGGGTACACCAACAGTGTGAGAGCGGGACACCAGGAAGCCACGGTTGTCCACCATCTTTTGGTGGAACTGTTCATCCCAATGAGCTGTTCAGATTGAAAGTAAAAGACAATTTACTGTAAATTAGTAAATATGTGAATGGATGAAAAAACAAGGGAAAAGAGAGAAGAGTATATACCAAGTGCTGGTGCTTTGTAAGATCGAACTCACGTTTGAAGAACATGGCGTTGATGATCATGGCCCCATCGGTCCTCTCCACGTCCTTGGTGACCTCGGGCAGCTTGCCGTCGGTGGACTTGGCCGCCCAATCGTTGATGGACTTCACAGCGCTCTTCTTGTCCTTAAAGTTGATCTTAGTGTGGTCATAGTTGTAGTGCTTCTTGCTGCTCTTGACAAAGGCATCTGCAAAGTTGACCGAGCTGGGGCTGTAGATGCGGTTGCTGATCTTCCAGGTGACGTTGCGGGTCTTGGAGTCGCTGACCTCCTCTAGCAGCTCGGCCAGGCCGGCGTGAAGCTGCTCGTCCTTCACCTTGTCAGCACTCAGCACGGTCTTCACCTGGGAGGCGGTGGAGGCCTTGCCCCCGAGGGCCACCAGGCCCAGGGAAGAGGCCACCACCACGGGGGAGATGAGGATGTTCTCCAGGTCCTTCTCCTTGACCATGTTCTGGTAGAGGCTAAAGGCCAGGCTGGCGCTGTTGTTGGCCAGCAGGGTGGCATGGTTACTTAGGACCTTGTCTGCCAAGGCGGCAGTAGCAGCAgaggcagcagtagcagcagaggCTGCGGTGGCCAGTAAGGCCATGGCTACCAGGTTAGTCACCCACATAGTGTCAGAACGATCATTAAAGACCTGAGAGGGGACATGATAGAGCATCAGCGCAATTACAGAGCAACAGAGTCTCAAATCCTTAGTGTCAGaggaaaattaaattaaatttgcCCTGGATTTTGAGAACAGAAAACCTTTTGTAGGACTTCTCTCCTTGCTCTCGCCACGAGTTAAGGAGATAACCCACTTCTCCAACCCGTTGCTGAGATTCAAGTGGAATACCACTCTTCCTTTATTCATCCTGGATGATGCAGAATGGACATGCTGTGGTATACTAAGCTTTCATTATGCGGTCTGTAATGTAATTCATTGGTGGAGAATCTGAGGGCAGGTTTGCCCATGCCAAGTTCAAGGCAAGACTCAAGAGCCATGTTTATACTGCAGATGTAGAACACCTACGATATTTCAATCAAGCTCTCGCTTCATCTGGTGGACCAGATTTAGCTGCAGAATCTAAACAAAAGGATTATATGCATCCTCTGAGGCCTGGAATGAGTGACCTTTTAAGCAGGTGCGAGGTTTCAAATGTTTCACTGTCTTTACAGAAAGTTTGATCTTTCAGCTTATTCAGGCTGTCATTTCTGTACTATAGGGATGATGTTTTCAAAGTTTTGTTGGAAGTACAGATGATTTCAATACATTCTCAGTTTGCATTATATCTATTCATCATTTCAAAAACTGACCAATCAGCACTGCCAcagtgtgagagaaagaaagaaagtctaTAGGAGGAGGGATATTCAAGTTTACATCATCATTAATATCTGTCTGAACATATGTTTATAAATTACACAGCTCATTTCCCTCTGCGTAATTGATCGGATGCTTTCTCGAGTCTCGACACTCTCTACCACCATGTAAAAAGAGATGCCCCATGGCAGAGCAAACTGTGCGTTAGATCAGAGCACAAATAGTCTGTTGCTGGGTGGGGCCGTTACTAATAAGATAGGCCTACTCTACAGACAAGGCACAGTTCAAAGCAACATTGCCACTCAAATGATAATCACTTTTAATTGATCATCACAACATTTTCACTGTTATGTGATACATTAACTAAGCGTGAACACTGAAGATGGAGGAAAAAGTATGTTTTAGCCTGGCAACTTTTCCATTCAACTGGCCTACAAAATGCTCAACGACATGAAGCCGTATTCTAATGCAGCACTACATTCTCTAAAGGCATTTTATAACCCTAAGCCCAAAATGGAGGGACTTTTCGCATTCCTGGTCAGACATTTTCCTTCAGTTAACACAGTTCAGTGAATATCCCTCCCCCACTCTCACTTCCATCTCACCCCCCTTTAACTTACCAGGCTCTTTCAGCAGTTTtactctagtttctctctcagctcCCACAAGGACAGATCTTCAGCTGGTCTATAAACCGTGGGAAATGAATTTCTGGAAGTTGGGAAAATAAGTATTTCAATGAGGTGCAGTGATTTTCCATGCACAGTAAGCTGAGCTGGGCCCTCCCACTGTATCCCATTACTGTGGAGCAGCTATGAGAGAGGGACTTTCCCCCTCCAGGTCCTAAAGCCTGAGACACACTGAGCACTCATTCACACTGTAGACAGACATCTGGCAGAGTTTCTGTAAAGTTCATAGTTCTGTATTCTAAAATTATGCTAATTTAATATACTGTACACAGTTTTAGACTATGCAACATTATTTACCATAGCCCTACTGCAAGGCTAAAGGCTGAATAATAATCATTTTTAGGGTGTAGAAAGTACTTCGGTATTATAATTGTTATGATTAGTAAAGTTTGCTTTCTAGTTGTGAAGGTTTTACTGTCCACCTCTTCCTCCCAGTGCCACGTCTGCGGCTGTGTCTGTCTGATTTGCGAGACTGGTAGCGTGGGATGCCGGAGGGGGATGTGTCCATTCAATGCCTGGCCATGCCAAATTGTTACACTATGCCCTGGTGTCTAACGGCACATAGTTTGATTCTCTTTTCCCAAAAATGGGCACCATTTTTTCCTCTGTGGACATGCAGTATATCCAATTATTCCTTGTCTAAAAAGCACTCATTTAGGCACTCTAAAACATAGTAGTGTTTCTACTGAGCAGCAATAAAGTTTAGGAAATCACTCAACATGCCACAGTAGCCCAGTGTTTGGTGCCAAGGAATTTGTGACATTGTGTTAGAAATTAGGTCACATTACATTGGCTACGCCTCAGCACTGCTACAGTGAAAAGGCTATGTATAAGAAGCATGTTCTGTTGATTTTTAGATTAATGAACTATTTACATAGATCCAACATTGGTCTGAGGACGAAAAAGTAATCCCACAACATATCTTCAACCTCAACATGAAAAGGATAGCTTTCAGCTACATGTTTAGTGCTTttgtactaaactcagcaaacaaagaaacgtccctttttcaggaccttgtctttcaaagatcattcgtaaaaatccaaataacttcacagatcttcattgtaaagggtttaaacactgtttcatgcacctgtggaacggtcgttaagacactaacagcttacagacagtaagcaattaaggtcacagttatgaaaacttaggacactaaagaggcctttctactgactctgaaaaacaccaaaagaaagatgcccagggtccctgctcatctgcgtgaacgtgccttagccatgctgcaaggaggcatgaggactgcagatatggccagggcaataaattgcaatgtccgtacagtgagacgcctaagacagcgctacaggtagacaggatggacagctgatcatcctcgcagtggcagaccacgtgtaacaacacctgcataggatcggtacatccgaacctcACACCTGTtgggcaggtacaggatggcaagaacaactgctcgagttacaccaggaatgcacaatccctccatcagtgctcagactgtccgcaataggctgagagaggcaggactgagggcttgtaggcttgttgtaaggcaggtcctcaccagacatcaccggcaacaatgtcgcctatgggcacaaacccaccgtcgctggatcagacaggactggcaaaaagtgctcttcattgacgagtcacggttttgtctcaccaggggtaatggtcggattcgcatttatcattGAAAGAaagagcgttacaccgaggcctgtactctagagcgggatcgatttggaggtggagggtcatggtcatggtctggggcgatgtgtcacagcatcatcggactgagcttgttgtcattgcaggcaatctcaacgctgtgcgttacagggaagacatcctcctccctcatgtggtacccttcctgcaggctcatcctgacatgaccctccagcatgacaatgccaccagccatactgctcgttctgtgcgtgatttcctgcaagacaggaatgtcagtgttctgccatggccagcgaagagcccggatctcaatcccattgagcacctctgggacctgttggatcggagggtgagggcttgggccattccccccagaaatatccgggaacttgcaggtgccttggtggaagagtggggtaacatctcacagcaagaactggcaaatctggtgcagtccatgaggaggagttgCACTGCAGTTCTTAATGCAGCTGCTGGCCaccccagatactgactgttacttttgatttggaccccccctttgttcagggacacattattcaatttctgttagtcacatgtctgtggaacttgttcagtttatgtctcagttgttgaacttGATGAAACAGACCCTCTTTACATACTGTAATGGTTGATAACATCTTGTGGCTTTTGCTCACATTTCTACACACTCTTACAGTCCGTGATTGGTTTCATTGTGGTAAGGCTGTGTACAGTATATAAAGGGCTATATAGTGCAGTCTCCAACTAACATCTTATAGGCAAAGGGAAACACAATGATCTCTATCATTATTGGATGACTGGATTGTATATACCTTCACATAGAACTTCATAGCTCACTTTGGTTACTGCCTGCAAATTATTGCATGTCAAGATGCATGTAAAAATAGCAACAATAGCAGCATGGGAATCCCATCAACATACAGTAGGGAAAAGGGGCAGGGGAACAGGATGTGCATCCGTCTCCATGTTGTCCAGCTTCCTGTGATGGC encodes the following:
- the serpinh1a gene encoding serpin H1a isoform X1; translation: MWVTNLVAMALLATAASAATAASAATAALADKVLSNHATLLANNSASLAFSLYQNMVKEKDLENILISPVVVASSLGLVALGGKASTASQVKTVLSADKVKDEQLHAGLAELLEEVSDSKTRNVTWKISNRIYSPSSVNFADAFVKSSKKHYNYDHTKINFKDKKSAVKSINDWAAKSTDGKLPEVTKDVERTDGAMIINAMFFKPHWDEQFHQKMVDNRGFLVSRSHTVGVPMMHRTGLYGFHEDTVNKLLILSIPLAHKKSSLVFFMPYHVESLERLEKLLTCKQLDDWMGKLKETAVAVSLPKVSMEVSHNIQKHLGELGLTEAVDKTKADLSNISGKKDLYLSNVFHASAMEWDTDGNPINTSIFGTDKLKNPKLFYADHPFIFLVKDTKTNSILFLGRLVRPKGEKMRDEL
- the serpinh1a gene encoding serpin H1a precursor (The RefSeq protein has 1 non-frameshifting indel compared to this genomic sequence) yields the protein MWVTNLVAMALLATAASAATAASAATAASAATAALADKVLSNHATLLANNSASLAFSLYQNMVKEKDLENILISPVVVASSLGLVALGGKASTASQVKTVLSADKVKDEQLHAGLAELLEEVSDSKTRNVTWKISNRIYSPSSVNFADAFVKSSKKHYNYDHTKINFKDKKSAVKSINDWAAKSTDGKLPEVTKDVERTDGAMIINAMFFKPHWDEQFHQKMVDNRGFLVSRSHTVGVPMMHRTGLYGFHEDTVNKLLILSIPLAHKKSSLVFFMPYHVESLERLEKLLTCKQLDDWMGKLKETAVAVSLPKVSMEVSHNIQKHLGELGLTEAVDKTKADLSNISGKKDLYLSNVFHASAMEWDTDGNPINTSIFGTDKLKNPKLFYADHPFIFLVKDTKTNSILFLGRLVRPKGEKMRDEL